One Natronomonas gomsonensis genomic window, GCGCACGCTCACGCGTAGAGAAGTTCAACCGTGGCTACATCAAGCACAACGGCGAACCCGCCGAGACCATCGTCGACAGCGGCGTCGGCGTCGCGGTCATGAAACTCGGCACCATCGGCGTGCGTGTGAAAATCATCCCGCCGAACGCGGAACTCCCCGACGACTTCGAGGTCTACGAGGACGTCGAAGTCGAGGACTTCGTCGAAGAGCCGGAAGGCGAAATCGAGGACCTCCTCGAAGAGCCCGAGGATGCCGAGGGCGAATCCGTCGGCGCCGACCCCGAGGAAGTCGCCGAGGACGCGGCGGAAGCGGAGGTCCCCGACGACATCGAAGAGGAAATCATCGACGAGGAGGTCGACAGCGAGGAAGGCGCAGCGCCGACGTCGCCACCGGACTCCGCGGAAGAGGAGGAACCGGAAGAACTCGACGAGGACATTGAGGCCGAGGCGGCCGACCTCGTCGAGGAGATGGAAGCGGACGAAGACGAAAACGAGGAGGCTGAGGAATAATGGCCATCCTACACGTCGACGAAATCCGCGACATGACGCCCGCCGAGCGCGAGACGGAGCTCGAACAGCTCGAAACCGAGCTGCTCAACGAGAAGGCCGTCCTCGCCGCCGGTGGTGCCCCGGAGAACCCGGGTCGCATCGGCGAACTCAAACGAACCATCGCGCGCCTGAAGACGGTTCAGCGCGAGGAGGGCGACTTCGAAGAATGACCCCGAAGTCGCTCGTTCGCCACGAACTCGCCGGCCTCGATGTCGAGGTCACCGATTCGCCCAATCCCGACCTCGTCGGGATAGCCGGGCGCGTCGTCGACGAGACGACGAACACGCTGCTCGTGGCGACGAGCGATGGGGTCAAACAGGTGCCGAAGGCCGCGGCGACGTTCCGGTTCACCGTCGATTCCACCGACGTGGTGGTCGAGGGTGACCGACTCGTCGCTCGCCCTGCCCGACGCACCGAGCAGATTGGAGGTTCACTATGGCAATAGGACTCGACGTAACTCAGCCTCCGGAGCCGGAAAATCCGGAGGAGTACGACTACGAGACGTGTCCGTTCTTCGGTGAGTTGCCCGTCCGAGGGCAGGTCATCGAGGGGACGGTCGTCTCGACAGACATGGAACGTACCGTCGTCGTCGAGCGAGAGTACGACGTGAAGGTACCCAAGTACGACCGCTACATGAAGCGGCGGTCGCGCATTCCGGCCCACGTGCCGGAGGTACTGGAGCCGCTCTCGGTCGGCGATGAAGTAAAGATTGCAGAGACGCGACCGCTCTCGAAGACGAAGAGCCACGTCGTTGTCGAAGTCACGGGAGGTGAGGAGTGATGGAGGCGCTGAACGCCGACGTCACCCAGGGTCTCGAGAAAGGCTCGCTCATCACCTGTGCCGACAACACGGGCGCCCGAGAGCTGAAGGTCATCTCCGTCGCCGGCTACTCGGGGACGAAGAACCGACACCCGAAGGCGGGTCTCGGTGACAAGGTGACCGTCTCGGTCACGAAAGGGACGCCGGAGATGCGGCGGCAGGTGCTGGAAGCGGTCATCATCCGCCAGCGCAAGCCGGTCCGCCGTCCGGACGGCACGCGCCTCAAGTTCGAGGACAACGCGGCCGTCATCATCGACGAGAACGAAGAGCCCCGCGGGACCGAACTCAAGGGTCCCATCGCTCGTGAAGTCGCAGAGCGGTTCGGGAGCATCGCCAGCACGGCGACGATGATAGTATGACACGACAACCAACCAAACAGCGCAATCGACAGGAGCGCGCCCCGCTGCACGAGAAGCAAAAGCAGGTTCGTGCACCGCTCTCGCCGGAACTCCGCGAGGAGTACGGCCAGCGTAGCGTCCGCGTCAACGTGGGCGACACCGTTGAGGTTCAACGCGGTGACTTCGCCGGCGATTCCGGCGAAGTCGCCGACGTTGACCTCCGTGCGGCCGTCATCCACGTCGAGGACGTGACCCAGGAGACGGCGGACGGCGAGGAGGTTCCCCGTCCGCTCGAAGCCAGCAACGTTCAGGTGACCGAGCTGGACCTCTCCGACGACGTGCGCGAGGCGCGACTGGAGGAGGATAACGAATGACGAAACACCAGAAACGACTCTCGGTTCCGAAGTCGTGGCCGGTTGAGCGGAAAGAGGAGACCTACACGACGAAGGCCGCCGCGGGTCCGCACGGCGAAGAGGGGGTTCCGCTCCTCATCGTCCTGCGCGACGTGCTCGGCTACGTCGACTCGAAGAAGGAAGCGCGCTACGCGCTCGAACAGGACAGCGTTCTCATCAACGGGAAAGCCGTCTCCGACGAGCGCCGTCCGGTCGGGATGTTCGACATCCTCGCGTTCGTCGAACGTGAGGAGTACTACCGCGTGTTCCCCGACGAGGGAGGTCGGCTCTCGCTGACGCCCATCGACGAGGAGTCCGCGGGTTCGAAACTCGGCAAAATCATCGGCAAGACGCAGGTTACTGGCGGCGACACGCAGTTGACGCTGCACGACGGCCAGACGCTGCTCGTCGACGACGCTTCCGAGTACGATGCGAACGATTCCATCGTCGTCTCCAACGACGACGGCGAGGTCGTCGCCCACTTCACCTACGAGGAGGGCGCCCTCGTGACGGCCGTCCGTGGCGCACACGCCGGTCAAATCGGGACCATCGACGAGATTCAGGTCACGCCCGGTTCCTCGGCGAACAACGTCCTCATCGAGGGCGACGACGACCGCTTCGAGACGGTCGAAGAGTACGTCGTCGTCATCGACGAGAACTTCACGGACGGAGGTGACGGCGAATGAGTTCGGAATCTGCCGACTCGGAGTTCCACGAGATGCGCGAGCCGACCGTCGAGAAGGTCGTCGCCCACATGGGCGTCGGCGAAGGCGGTGAGCCGCTTGCGACCGCCGAGAGCATTCTCGGCGAGATTACCGAACAGCAGCCGGTTCGAACGACGGCCAAACGCACCATTCAGGACTTCAACGTCCGCGAGGGCGACCCCATCGGTGCGAAGGTCACGCTCCGCGGCGAGGCCGCGGAGGCGTTCCTCGAGACGGCCTTGGAGATTGCCGACATCTCGGCGAAGCAGTTCGACGAGACCGGCAACTTCAGTTTCGGCATCGAGGAGCACACCGAGTTCCCGAGCCAGGAGTACGACCCGACCATCGGGATTTTTGGTCTCGACGTGACGGTCAACCTCGTCCGGCCGGGCTACCGCGTGACGAAGCGCGACAAGGTGTCCCAGCCGATTCCGTCGAACCACCGACTGACCGCCGAGGACGCCATCGCGTTCCTCGAAGCGAACTACGACGTGGAGGTGACCGAATGAGCGAATCCGAACAAGAGACAGGCGAGCAGGCCGCAAAGCGAACGGGCCAGCTCGAAGCATGCCAGCGCTGCGGGCGCGAGCAAGGACTCGTCGGCAAGTACGACATCTGGCTGTGCCGACAGTGCTTCCGCGAAGTCGCCCGTGGCATGGGCTTCAAGAAGTACAGCTAACAATGGCGGACAACGACCCACTGGCCAGCGCGCTGTCGGGCCTCGACAACGCCGAGAGCGTCGGCCACTTAGAGCAGACGATACAGCCCGCCTCGAACGAAATCGGCTCCGTACTCGAGGTCTTCTACGACCGCGGGTACGTCGACGGATTCCAGTTCGTCGACGACGGGAAAGCCGGTCGATTCGAGGTCGAACTGAAAGGAGCGATCAACGAGTGTGGCGCGGTCAAGCCCCGCTATTCGGCGGGTGCAGATGACTTCGAGAAGTGGGAGAAGCGATTCCTCCCCGCCCGTGACTACGGGACGCTCGTCGTCACGACCAGCCACGGCGTGATGAGCCACTACGAGGCCCGCGAACAGGGCATCGGTGGCCAAGTGATCGCATACGTCTACTGACCATGCGAAAGGAAATCGACATTCCGGATGAGGTCACGGCGACGATGGACCACTTCGACATCACCGTCGAAGGGGACAACGGAAGCGTCACGCGACGCCTCTGGTACCCCGACGTGACGGTGTCCGTCGAGGACGGTTCGGTCGTCGTCGAGACCGACGACGAGAACGCGAAAGCCCGTGCCACGGTCGGCACCTTCCAGAGCCACGTCACCAACATGATTCACGGCGTGACCGAGGGCTGGGAGTACAACATGGAAGTGTTCTACTCTCACTTCCCCA contains:
- a CDS encoding 30S ribosomal protein S3, yielding MADEHQFIENGLQRTQIDEFFSEELSRAGYGGMDVAKTPMGTQIVLKAEKPGMVIGKGGKNIRKITTELEERFNLEDPQIDVQEVDEPDLNAQIVADRLANALERGWYFRKAGHTTIDRIMDSGALGAEIVLSGKVTGARSRVEKFNRGYIKHNGEPAETIVDSGVGVAVMKLGTIGVRVKIIPPNAELPDDFEVYEDVEVEDFVEEPEGEIEDLLEEPEDAEGESVGADPEEVAEDAAEAEVPDDIEEEIIDEEVDSEEGAAPTSPPDSAEEEEPEELDEDIEAEAADLVEEMEADEDENEEAEE
- the rpmC gene encoding 50S ribosomal protein L29, whose translation is MAILHVDEIRDMTPAERETELEQLETELLNEKAVLAAGGAPENPGRIGELKRTIARLKTVQREEGDFEE
- a CDS encoding ribonuclease P protein component 1, which gives rise to MTPKSLVRHELAGLDVEVTDSPNPDLVGIAGRVVDETTNTLLVATSDGVKQVPKAAATFRFTVDSTDVVVEGDRLVARPARRTEQIGGSLWQ
- a CDS encoding 50S ribosomal protein L14 — its product is MEALNADVTQGLEKGSLITCADNTGARELKVISVAGYSGTKNRHPKAGLGDKVTVSVTKGTPEMRRQVLEAVIIRQRKPVRRPDGTRLKFEDNAAVIIDENEEPRGTELKGPIAREVAERFGSIASTATMIV
- the rplX gene encoding 50S ribosomal protein L24 codes for the protein MTRQPTKQRNRQERAPLHEKQKQVRAPLSPELREEYGQRSVRVNVGDTVEVQRGDFAGDSGEVADVDLRAAVIHVEDVTQETADGEEVPRPLEASNVQVTELDLSDDVREARLEEDNE
- a CDS encoding 30S ribosomal protein S4e; the protein is MTKHQKRLSVPKSWPVERKEETYTTKAAAGPHGEEGVPLLIVLRDVLGYVDSKKEARYALEQDSVLINGKAVSDERRPVGMFDILAFVEREEYYRVFPDEGGRLSLTPIDEESAGSKLGKIIGKTQVTGGDTQLTLHDGQTLLVDDASEYDANDSIVVSNDDGEVVAHFTYEEGALVTAVRGAHAGQIGTIDEIQVTPGSSANNVLIEGDDDRFETVEEYVVVIDENFTDGGDGE
- a CDS encoding 50S ribosomal protein L5; this translates as MSSESADSEFHEMREPTVEKVVAHMGVGEGGEPLATAESILGEITEQQPVRTTAKRTIQDFNVREGDPIGAKVTLRGEAAEAFLETALEIADISAKQFDETGNFSFGIEEHTEFPSQEYDPTIGIFGLDVTVNLVRPGYRVTKRDKVSQPIPSNHRLTAEDAIAFLEANYDVEVTE
- a CDS encoding 30S ribosomal protein S14; protein product: MSESEQETGEQAAKRTGQLEACQRCGREQGLVGKYDIWLCRQCFREVARGMGFKKYS
- a CDS encoding 30S ribosomal protein S8, with product MADNDPLASALSGLDNAESVGHLEQTIQPASNEIGSVLEVFYDRGYVDGFQFVDDGKAGRFEVELKGAINECGAVKPRYSAGADDFEKWEKRFLPARDYGTLVVTTSHGVMSHYEAREQGIGGQVIAYVY
- a CDS encoding 50S ribosomal protein L6 translates to MRKEIDIPDEVTATMDHFDITVEGDNGSVTRRLWYPDVTVSVEDGSVVVETDDENAKARATVGTFQSHVTNMIHGVTEGWEYNMEVFYSHFPMQVSVQDGEVVIENFLGEKAPRRTPVRGDTEVSVDGEELTITGPSIEDVGQTAADIEQLTRVPDKDTRVFQDGVYITQTPERGEV